The following are from one region of the Falco biarmicus isolate bFalBia1 chromosome 1, bFalBia1.pri, whole genome shotgun sequence genome:
- the CFAP73 gene encoding cilia- and flagella-associated protein 73, protein MRVAVRGQLRLPMVPAWDGATLLPSTRLLLKRREVAEVERALQSQREAFQQRMERLAQRWQQLSQREEQFRDVILEFDEVLKASAARQERLLRRADEERAQAAGQGAKATRLRRELAGLLRRRERLAQRLRSLRGFGEYLQGVLPSMGQFQDVPDMLAHFGALAGVRAALAQRAGARWEQLAQHRAQLRRYREEASSKLLCTNSELAQLRARLEAAHSDVFQGESCWAHIQSTAAQKTLLLGQVKLAVLHLFQLATARLSIGTDVALEDTEAQLDMVLLCMQDLAAICAELHPGQPAPRPHLPAAPRMP, encoded by the exons ATGCGTGTGGCTGTCCGGGGTCAGCTGCGGCTGCC GATGGTGCCAGCGTGGGATGGTGCCACGCTGCTGCCCTCCACACGCTTGCTGCTGAAGAGGCGGGAGGTGGCAGAGGTGGAGCGGGCACTGCAGAGCCAGCGGGAG GCGTTTCAGCAGAGAATGGAGCGCCTGGCGCAGcgctggcagcagctgagccagaGGGAAGAGCAGTTCCGGGATGTCATCCTTGAATTCGACGAAGTCCTCAAG GCTTCGGCGGCGAGGCAGGAGCGGTTGCTGCGGCGGGCAGATGAGGAGCGGGCACAggcggcagggcagggtgcCAAGGCCACCCGCCTGCGCCGGGAGCTTGCGGGGCTGCTGCGGCGCAGGGAGCGCCTGGCCCAGCGCCTGCGGAGCCTCCGCGGCTTCGGTGAATATCTGCAGGGCGTGCTGCCCTCCATGGGGCAG TTCCAGGACGTCCCAGACATGCTGGCCCATTTCGGGGCACTGGCGGGGGTGCGGGCAGCCCTGGCACAACGGGCAGGAGCCAGGTGGGAGCAGCTGGCCCAGCACCGGGCACAGCTCCGCCGGTACCGCGAGGAGGCCAGCAGCAAGCTCCTCTGCACCAACAGTGAGCTGGCCCAGCTCCGCGCACGCCTGGAGGCTGCCCACAGCGACGTGTTCCAGGGG GAGTCCTGCTGGGCCCACATCCAGAGCACGGCCGCCCAGAagaccctgctgctggggcaagtcaagctggcagtgctgcaccTCTTCCAGCTCGCCACCGCACGGCTCAGCATCGGCACAGATGTGGCCCTGGAGGACACCGAGGCCCAGCTGGACATG GTGCTGCTCTGCATGCAGGACCTGGCCGCCATCTGTGCCGAGCTGCACCCTGGGCAGCCAGCGCCACGTCCCCActtgcctgcagccccccgcaTGCCCTAG
- the VSIG10 gene encoding V-set and immunoglobulin domain-containing protein 10 codes for MRLPGGTLPAPFFLALCVWRLVPRREAAGTEEVVFGKVGGSVLLLCRNVSKEATEVVWFQGDPHSFPPLFSSRVAFPPDIRFSLVDNSALSITELRLQDEGNYTCREVLNKTDHEHRVQLLVGNPPQSTPKCWAETSSSGLMLQLFCSWPGGYPHPTLHWREEGQNLENSSWVISSTSSSDTHVETLNSSHLSHRKVFKCVGSHIVKQEEPACTVEIKIPSLESEPPKTCFVGDNVTLTCRVTESTPAARLTWLRGITQPEVEIQPGGRYLITQEGNVSRLTIRNCSQGTDGGCYICKAQNPVGLRELFVCLTVKQPENIVGVVGAVVVLSLLAILTVTGVVLYYNPLLCLRGAAFRNQDSGDVLVLVDSEDDDEGRGEEETMSSSTKHEALALVNGNSAQTAYLSRLTEGDDGEQHSKVPPQEARGEEM; via the exons ATGCGGCTGCCCGGCGGGACGCTGCCGGCCCCCTTCTTCCTCGCCCTTTGCGTCTGGAGGCTGGTGCCGCGCCGGGAGGCCGCAG GAACAGAAGAAGTGGTCTTCGGAAAGGTTGGAGGAAGCGTCCTCCTTTTATGCCGAAATGTCTCCAAAGAAGCAACCGAGGTGGTCTGGTTTCAAGGGGATCCGCACTCTTTCCCCCCGCTCTTCTCCTCGAGGGTCGCCTTCCCACCAGACATCCGTTTCTCCCTGGTTGACAACAGCGCTCTCAGCATCACAGAGCTGCGCCTGCAGGATGAAGGCAACTACACTTGTAGGGAGGTGCTGAACAAGACGGACCACGAGCACAGAGTCCAGCTCCTAGTAGGCA ATCCGCCGCAGTCAACCCCAAAATGCTGGGCTGAGACCTCCTCGTCAGggctgatgctgcagctgttttgCAGCTGGCCTGGGGGGtatccccaccccaccctgcacTGGAGAGAAGAGGGGCAAAATCTGGAGAACTCAAGCTGGGTCATCAGCTCCACAAGCTCCTCGGACACCCATGTGGAAACGCTGAACAGCTCCCACCTCTCCCACCGCAAAGTATTCAAGTGTGTTGGGAGCCATATCGTCAAGCAGGAGGAGCCTGCATGCACTGTGGAGATAA AAATCCCTTCACTGGAATCGGAGCCCCCGAAGACCTGCTTTGTGGGTGACAATGTGACCTTGACATGCCGTGTGACCGAGAGCACCCCAGCAGCAAGGCTCACCTGGCTGCGGGGCATCACCCAGCCAGAGGTGGAGATCCAGCCTGGAGGGAGGTACCTCATCACCCAGGAGGGCAACGTGTCCCGGCTCACCATCCGGAACTGCTCCCAGGGCACCGACGGGGGCTGTTACATCTGCAAGGCACAGAACCCCGTGGGGCTGAGGGAGCTATTCGTCTGCCTGACGGTGAAGC AACCAGAGAACATCGTTGGGGTCGTGGGTGCAGTGGTGGTCCTGTCCCTGCTGGCTATTCTCACCGTCACCGGGGTCGTCCTGTACTACAATCCCCTCCTGTGCCTGAGAG GTGCTGCATTCAG GAATCAAGACTCAGGTGATGTGCTAGTGCTGGTGGACTCGGAAGACGATgatgaggggaggggggaagaggagacCATGAGCAGCTCCACCAAGCATGAGGCGCTGGCACTGGTCAATGGGAACAGCGCCCAGACCGCTTACCTCAGCCGCCTGACGGAAG GTGACGATGGCGAGCAGCACAGCAAGGTGCCTCCGCAGGAAGCGAGGGGAGAGGAGATGTGA